The proteins below are encoded in one region of Helianthus annuus cultivar XRQ/B chromosome 2, HanXRQr2.0-SUNRISE, whole genome shotgun sequence:
- the LOC110942636 gene encoding uncharacterized protein LOC110942636, translating into MWKQFDAMLKLPTCSCKAAKDYNDFSMLIKLMQFLMGLDDVYQPVRTNLLTREVFPSVKVAFAVVSREESHRLSSGGSKGQNVSFVSKPNQLFESKKKASNQRGPNPNLKCTHCNMVGHTVDRCFELIGYPPGFKKRSNTVSGKSNKSNVAVGSSASMSTSGLPFTSEQIAKLLSLVGEKSGVESTSVGGESCIVNNCVSCSSSLFFGGVFSWIVDSGQVNTWLAKVVFNEDSYVLQDSKSKKVLVTGSQDSGLYFVGKNGNSVNVCFNSFVKASLWHSRLGHPSDQVLAVLKDNFDVKSVEHGPCDVCHRAKQFETKIKTIRSDNGTEFVNNQMNLFCKNKGILHQTSCSYTPQQNGVVERKHRHLLNTARALLFQSNLPLKLPSSVLNGRSPYEIVYGFKPSLIHLRNFGCLCFSTVLSESDKFAYHADKCILIGNSNVKKGYKLLCLDNKKVFYSRDVKFYESVYPFKSNLNKSQELFSNTELNQINFFDFTETITPEVPIVPNDEEGTAGAQDHYSDDQQPVSPSTSATAPNVDNIQHEDEQLGSSFQGNTGGAEDTVRSYDESDLSEGQSTRKSSRKVTFPQKFNEFVVEGKVKYGIEKVVNYANLSVDNLCLISSLNKSVEPSSYNEAIKDPRWIEAMNKEMEALNRNNTWVVVDLPKGRKPIGCKWVYKIKYKANGEVERYKLCCTVLELIYAQTVLVTSGHCFKIVKILKAKSRKGYYVQENRLLWGEGLSRHSMKVKGLKYLYHFYRFTNDLQYVGINLDVTGRKTGHVEERAIIIEALAGKFVVVVVSSRGKCWSLMKETLIVERVIKWWVKKQNLEILPLVALGASSGGYFVSMLASKMKFSSIVVMISEGVFE; encoded by the exons ATGTGGAAACAGTTTGATGCAATGCTCAAACTGCCCACTTGTTCTTGTAAAGCTGCTAAAGACTATAATGATTTTTCAATGCTAATCAAGTTAATGCAATTTCTTATGGGGTTAGATGATGTTTATCAACCTGTAAGAACTAATCTTTTAACCAGAGAAGTGTTTCCATCTGTCAAGGTTGCTTTTGCTGTGGTTTCTAGGGAGGAATCACATAGGTTGTCTAGTGGTGGTTCAAAAGGTCAGAATGTATCGTTTGTGTCTAAGCCTAACCAGTTGTTTGAGTCTAAGAAAAAGGCATCTAATCAAAGAGGACCTAATCCAAATTTAAAATGTACACATTGTAACATGGTTGGTCATACTGTTGATAGGTGTTTTGAGTTAATTGGTTATCCTCCAGGTTTTAAAAAAAGGTCTAACACTGTATCTGGTAAATCTAATAAGTCAAATGTTGCTGTTGGGTCTTCTGCTAGTATGTCTACTTCTGGTTTACCTTTTACATCTGAGCAGATAGCAAAGTTGTTAAGTTTAGTTGGTGAAAAATCTGGTGTGGAATCAACAAGTGTAGGAGGTGAGTCTTGTATTGTTAATAACTGTGTTAGTTGTTCTAGTTCTTTATTCTTTGGAGGTGTGTTTAGTTGGATTGTTGACTCTGGGCAAGTCAACACATG GTTAGCAAAAGTTGTTTTTAATGAGGATAGTTATGTGTTACAGGATTCCAAATCAAAGAAAGTCCTGGTGACTGGTAGCCAGGATAGTGGCCTTTATTTTGTTGGAAAAAATGGTAATTCTGTGAATGTTTGCTTTAATAGTTTTGTTAAGGCAAGTTTATGGCATAGTAGATTAGGTCACCCATCTGATCAAGTGCTAGCTGTGTTAAAAGACAATTTTGATGTTAAAAGTGTTGAACATGGGCCTTGTGATGTGTGTCATAGGGCTAAACAA TTTGagacaaaaataaaaaccataagaagtgataatggaacagAGTTTGTGAACAATCAGATGAacttgttttgtaaaaacaaaggTATTTTACATCAAACATCATGTTCTtatacaccacaacaaaatggtgtggtGGAAAGAAAACATAGACATCTTTTAAACACAGCTAGAGCTTTATTGTTTCAGAGTAATTTGCCTCTTAA GTTACCCTCTTCAGTTTTAAATGGTAGGAGTCCTTATGAAATTGTTTATGGTTTTAAGCCCTCACTTATTCATCTAAGGAACTTTGGATGTCTTTGTTTTAGTACTGTCTTGTCTGAATCTGATAAATTTGCTTATCATGCTGATAAGTGTATTCTTATTGGTAATTCAAATGTTAAAAAAGGATACAAACTGCTATGTTTAGAtaataaaaaagtgttttactcTAGAGATGTGAAGTTTTATGAAAGTGTGTATCCATTCAAGTCTAATTTGAATAAGAGTCAAGAATTGTTTTCTAACACTGAGTTAAATCAGataaatttttttgattttactGAAACAATAACACCTGAAGTTCCTATAgttcccaatgatgaagagggtacagctGGTGCTCAAGATCACTACAGTGATGATCAGCAACCAGTGTCACCCTCTACATCTGCCACTGCACCAAATGTTGATAATATTCAACATGAGGATGAACAGTTAGGTAGTAGTTTTCAGGGTAACACTGGTGGGGCAGAGGACACTGTAAGATCATATGATGAGAGCGACCTATCTGAGGGACAGTCTACTAGGAAATCTTCTAGGAAAGTTACTTTTCCACAAAAATTTAATGAGTTTGTTGTTGAAGGAAAAGTGAAATATGGAATTGAAAAAGTTGTTAACTATGCAAATTTGTCTGTTGATAATTTGTGCTTAATTTCATCTCTGAACAAATCTGTTGAACCTAGTTCGTATAATGAGGCTATTAAAGATCCTAGGTGGATAGAAGCCATGAACAAAGAAATGGAGGCTCTTAATAGAAATAATACCTGGGTAGTTGTTGATTTACCTAAAGGTAGAAAACCCATAGGCTGTAAGTgggtttataaaataaaatataaagcCAATGGGGAAGTTGAAAG ATATAAGTTATGCTGTACAGTTCTTGAGTTAATATATGCACAAACCGTGTTAGTCACATCTGGACATTGCTTTAAGATTGTTAAGATACTTAAAGCAAAGTCCAGGAAGGGGTATTATGTTCAGGAAAACAG GTTGTTATGGGGTGAAGGGCTGTCCAGACATTCTATGAAAGTGAAAGGGTTGAAGT ATCTGTACCATTTTTACAGATTCACAAACGACCTTCAATATGTTGGAATTAATCTTGATGTTACGGGTCGTAAAACGGGTCATGTCG AAGAAAGGGCGATCATTATCGAAGCGCTTGCTGGAaagtttgttgttgttgtggtttcAAGTAGAGGCAAGTGCTGGTCGCTCATGAAGGAGACATTGATTGTTGAAAGGGTTATTAAATGGTGGGTTAAGAAACAGAATCTTGAAATTTTGCCACTTGTGGCTTTAGGGGCTTCATCGGGTGGTTATTTTGTTTCGATGCTCGCTAGTAAGATGAAGTTTAGTAGCATTGTTGTTATGATTTCTGAAGGGGTGTTTGAGTAG